The nucleotide sequence CCTTGGTAATGGTGGTGGAGCCGCTCCCGCCGAGCATGATTCCCATCACGATCGTTCGGCGGCGCTCGACCTCGTCGATCGGGACTCCGTGGACTTCGGCGACCGAAAGCGCGAAGAGGGCGCTCAGCTCAAGAGACGAGAGAGTCTCGCCTGCCGACAGTGCCAGCGCGACTCCCGTGCCCACGCCGGGTGCGGCTGCGGTTGCTCCCACTGCGGCACCCGTCCCGCTCAAGGCGCTGACGTACATCCGCTCCAGACTGCGGATCACCTGTGCCGGAGTTGCCTCCGGGTTCCGCTGGCGGGCTCGGGCGATGTTCTTGCGCACCAGTGGGGTCTGGAGGTCGATCGCCTTGTCCAGAAGCGCGAGGACTCGCTGCCCACGTCCGGCTGCTTCCGGATCCGCTCCGTCGTGGGTATCTGTCGCCATCCCTTTGCCCCCAGGTCATCACGTGCCAACTGAAACTGTCACTTAATCAGCCGAACGGACCTTTCGCCAGATGGAACAGGCCATCGAAGGGGCAGCCGATACTGCGGATGCCGAAGCCTCTGCGATGTGGCTTCGAACGTGTCGGTTGGTCCCAAAGGAAAAGGAACGAGTCTGGTGGCCCCAGGTAGCGATCATGGGGGCGGGATGTGAACGAGTATTTTGGCCCCACCCGTTGTCCGTGTTCGCCTGAGCCGAGCATTCGGACGGACGGGCCAGGGGTCAGCCGGCCGGTGGCTGCTCGGCCGGGGTGTTCGCCTTCAGCTTCTCGAATGCGGTGGGCGTCGAGCGGTGCGGCAGGAAGTCCTTGATCTGCTGAGCGCAGTCGGCCGGACTGGCGGTGCTCGTGTCGCACTCGATGTCGTAGAGGCCGTGAGCGTGGACCTGGGTGATCTGGCGTGCGGCCAGCCCCGGTGGGCGGTCCCCGCGCTCTTGCTCGCGCCGTTCCAGTTCCGGCAAAGGGCAGTGCACTCCGACTAGTACCACGTCTTCGGGGGCGAAGAGTGCGACGCAGTCGAGCAGGTGCCACGGCTCGCTCAGGACGTGGTCCACCACGAGGTTGTTGCCGCCCGCGGCCATGCCGGCGACCGCGCGGTGGAAGCCCATCAATGCACGCCTGAGCGCGGAGGGTAGTTCGTCCGGAGCGATGGCCCGCTGCGACCGCATGGCATCGAGGGCGTCCACCGGCATGTGGAAGTACATGTCGTCCAGGACCGTGAGGAGCGACTTGGCGATGCTCGACTTCCCAGAACTCGATGTGCCGTTCAGAAAGATGATCAGTCCGCCGGATGGCTGCGAAGCTCCCGCCGAGCCCGCATTCCCATGGGATCCAGTTTCTGCTGGAGCTGCCATCATCTTCCCCCGCTTCATGCGCTGCCCGTATCCGATCATGATGCATGCTCGGTCGTCGGCGTGCCTGGGTGCCCCCGCTGTGGTCGATTAAGAGGCTGCGGTGGCCTGTTGTCGGGCTTTGGTGTGGGCCAGGGAAGTCGTTCACAGCCAGCGATGCGATGAACTGGTGCAGCGTCTTTCTGGTGTCAGCCGTGAACGGGCGCCTCAGAGTCGCGCACACCAACAACGTCGTCAACGCGGGTTCCGTCGATGCGGGCACGTTCGTCTTCGACGCGCCGAACCTCCTCACCGGGCTTGCCCAGCACGGCTACCGCACCGTGTGCGTCGGCGGCGTGACCTACTTCTCGCGGGGAGACACCGCTCGGGTCGGTGCTGCCCGAGATGTTCGACGAGGACCACTGGCGGCCCCACTTCTGTTCCCCGGAGCCCGACTCCACCCGCCACCAGGTCGACCACGCCCTGACCGTCGCCGAGCAGTACGCCGACCGG is from Streptomyces sp. NBC_01314 and encodes:
- a CDS encoding chloramphenicol phosphotransferase CPT family protein, whose amino-acid sequence is MAAPAETGSHGNAGSAGASQPSGGLIIFLNGTSSSGKSSIAKSLLTVLDDMYFHMPVDALDAMRSQRAIAPDELPSALRRALMGFHRAVAGMAAGGNNLVVDHVLSEPWHLLDCVALFAPEDVVLVGVHCPLPELERREQERGDRPPGLAARQITQVHAHGLYDIECDTSTASPADCAQQIKDFLPHRSTPTAFEKLKANTPAEQPPAG